One segment of Macrotis lagotis isolate mMagLag1 chromosome 1, bilby.v1.9.chrom.fasta, whole genome shotgun sequence DNA contains the following:
- the POLR1G gene encoding DNA-directed RNA polymerase I subunit RPA34, whose protein sequence is MTVAAARTRLDQSRLCPEDFLPAPPAPPPPGLALDALRAPEAELWLIRTPADFSPASLNGCKVPLVGFQTLKSHRDEAGVRRRYHILSAASTGPETLLAPLEAAGGRLVPAPAPRGTLSILDVPQTKSLGQALHAIPTSPPPQIPPGLRPRFQAFGGQQPILGPPTQALVGEAKSARKKKRSKSLAQDSSPLEVLNGAAGLSPAPGRETPEPLEQRPGKREEELAAPSPAKKKKKKKRRSWQEREPTGELPEPSGEAMELQPAVLSPTKTKKSKKRREPTGELPEPSGEVPEPAGEVLEKAMELQPAVLSPTKTKKSKKRREPTGELPEPSGEVPEPAGEVLEKAMELQPAVLSPTKTKKSKKRREPTGELPEPSGEVPEPAGEVLEKAMELQPAVPSPTKTKKSKKRRKPTGELLEPSGEVPEPTGEVPELQPEVVLSAKTKKSKKRREPTGELLEPTGGMLEPSGEVPEPAVKVLELQPEVVLSAKTKKSKKRRESEGEMMEPEKRHLEPESHIDLQEEKALSSARKKSRKKAEAGVETLMPEQVGRLEGEERTDPPPTKRKKEEAGEMPEETAMTESLGAVEPSHTKKKKKKKRKSEDGEGVESLAGVLDLVASSPSQGVEKKKKKKRLHQEELGPVEA, encoded by the exons ATGACCGTGGCGG CCGCCCGGACCCGGCTCGACCAGAGCCGGCTCTGCCCGGAGGACTTCCTGCcggccccgcccgccccgccgccccccggccTGGCCCTGGACGCCCTGCGGGCCCCCGAGGCCGAGCTCTGGCTCATCCGGACGCCCGCGGACTTCAGCCCGGCCAG CCTCAATGGGTGCAAGGTGCCTCTGGTCGGCTTCCAGACCCTGAAGAGCCATCGGGACGAGGCCGGTGTCCGACGGCGCTACCACATCCTGAGCGCCGCCAGCACTGGCCCTGAGACTCTGCTGGCACCTTTGGAGGCAGCCGGCGGCCGGCTGGTCCCAGCCCCAGCCCCGCGGGGCACCCTGAGCATCCTTGATGTGCCCCAGACTAAGTCTTTGGGCCAGGCCCTCCACGCCATCCCCACAAGCCCGCCCCCCCAGATCCCGCCTGGCCTGCGGCCCCGCTTCCAGGCTTTTGGGGGCCAGCAGCCCATACTAGGACCCCCCACTCAGGCACTGGTGGGGGAGGCGAAGTCTGCCCGGAAAAAGAAGCGGTCTAAATCGTTGGCTCAGGATTCCAGTCCTCTGGAGGTTCTAAATGGAGCGGCCGGGCTGAGCCCTGCTCCGGGGAGGGAGACACCTGAGCCTCTGGAGCAAAGACCAGGCAAGAGAGAGGAAGAGCTGGCAGCCCCATCACCagccaagaagaagaagaagaaaaaaagaaggagcTGGCAGGAGAG agaaccaaCAGGGGAGCTGCCGGAGCCATCAGGAGAG gcaatggagCTTCAACCAGCAGTTCTTTCACCCACCAAGACAAAGAAgagcaagaagagaagagaaccaaCAGGGGAGCTGCCGGAGCCATCAGGAGAGGTGCCTGAGCCGGCAGGAGAGgtgctggagaaggcaatggagCTTCAACCAGCAGTTCTTTCACCCACCAAGACAAAGAAgagcaagaagagaagagaaccaaCAGGGGAGCTGCCGGAGCCATCAGGAGAGGTGCCTGAGCCGGCAGGAGAGgtgctggagaaggcaatggagCTTCAACCAGCAGTTCTTTCACCCACCAAGACAAAGAAgagcaagaagagaagagaaccaaCAGGGGAGCTGCCGGAGCCATCAGGAGAGGTGCCTGAGCCGGCAGGAGAGgtgctggagaaggcaatggagCTTCAACCAGCAGTTCCTTCACCCACCAAGACAAAGaagagcaagaagagaagaaaaccaacAGGGGAGCTGCTGGAGCCATCAGGAGAGGTGCCAGAGCCAACAGGAGAGGTGCCGGAGCTTCAACCGGAGGTGGTTCTTTCAGCAAAGACAAAGAAgagcaagaagagaagagaaccaaCAGGGGAGCTGCTGGAGCCCACAGGAGGAATGCTGGAGCCATCAGGAGAGGTGCCAGAGCCGGCAGTAAAGGTGCTGGAGCTTCAACCGGAGGTGGTTCTTTCAGCAAAGACAAAGAAGAGCAAGAAGAGGAGGGAGTCAGAAGGAGAGATGATGGAGCCAGAAAAGAGGCACCTGGAGCCCGAGAGCCACATTGACCTTCAAGAGGAGAAAGCCCTGTCCTCAGCCAGAAAGAAGAGCAGGAAGAAGGCAGAGGCAGGAGTAGAGACGCTGATGCCTGAGCAGGTTGGGAGGctggagggggaggagaggacaGACCCACCTCCcactaagagaaagaaagaagaagcaggAGAGATGCCAGAGGAGACAGCGATGACTGAGTCCCTCGGGGCAGTCGAGCCTTCACAcactaagaagaagaaaaagaagaaaaggaagtcagAGGACGGGGAGGGGGTGGAGTCCCTGGCAGGGGTCCTTGACTTAGTTGCCTCAAGCCCCAGCCAGGGtgtggagaagaagaaaaagaagaagcgGCTTCATCAGGAGGAGCTGGGGCCAGTGGAGGcctga
- the ERCC1 gene encoding DNA excision repair protein ERCC-1 isoform X1, which translates to MGRRCSGRTRPGIKRSQGQRPGSGRGDQGRRPPGRRAPRGSSAQSSRAIERRPRVSRLDGPFRRGREAGSAPARGLGEPLQPKPDSPLLAQRGHSGGARPSPGPSEARKPSPGGGSGSPAVPGKGAGASDWLARSSITEACWDGPRNWAGGQEPEMASKKDVAEITRPPKRKKFTIPLEEAPPLEVQSLFRSSRSFPSPITSVREAGPTYADYTTAELCPGGGQAKVAQPGARPDTTPQGAGPDTTASSLGPPGGDIANQDPQGPKAATKSSSITVSPRQRGNPVLKFIRNVPWEFGEIVPDYVMGQSTCALFLSLRYHNLHPNYIHERLQGLGKNYALRVLLLQVDVKDPQRALKDLAKMCILADCTLILAWSPEEAGRYLETYKSYEQKPADLLKEKLEQDFVSRVTECLTTVKSVNKTDSQTLLATFGTLEQLATASQDDLSLCPGFGPQKARRLFEVLHQPFLKVP; encoded by the exons ATGGGGAGAAGATGCTCGGGGCGAACCCGGCCGGGAATAAAGCGGAGTCAGGGGCAGAGGCCCGGTTCTGGAAGGGGAGACCAAGGCCGGAGACCGCCGGGCCGCAGAGCCCCCCGCGGCTCCAGCGCGCAGTCCTCCCGGGCCATAGAGCGCCGGCCCAGAGTGTCGCGTCTCGATGGTCCTTTTCGGAGAGGCAGAGAGGCCGGAAGTGCCCCTGCCAGAGGCCTCGGAGAGCCTCTCCAGCCGAAGCCCGACTCTCCTCTGCTCGCCCAGCGCGGGCACTCCGGAGGGGCCCGGCCGTCCCCGGGCCCGAGCGAAGCCAGGAAGCCAAGTCCGGGCGGTGGCAGTGGGAGCCCCGCGGTGCCAGGGAAGGGGGCGGGCGCCAGCGATTGGCTGGCCCGCTCGTCCATCACAGAAGCGTGCTGGGACGGCCCACGGAATTGGGCGGGAG GCCAGGAACCAGAGATGGCCAGTAAGAAGGATGTGGCAGAGATCACCAGGCCCCCTAAGAGAAAGAAGTTCACCATTCCCCTGGAGGAGGCTCCGCCTCTGGAG GTACAGTCCTTATTTAGATCCAGCCGGAGCTTTCCTTCACCCATCACCTCTGTCCGCGAGGCAGGGCCAACCTATGCTGACTATACCACAGCTGAGCTCTGTCCTGGAGGAGGCCAGGCCAAAGTCGCTCAGCCAGGGGCCCGGCCTGACACCACTCCCCAAGGGGCCGGGCCTGACACCACTGCTTCCAGCCTGGGACCCCCTGGAGGAGACATTGCCAACCAGGACCCCCAGGGGCCTAAAGCTGCAACCAAGAGCAGTAGCATTACTGTGAGCCCCCGGCAG AGGGGGAATCCTGTCCTGAAATTCATAAGGAACGTCCCTTGGGAATTTGGAGAAATTGTTCCTGACTATGTGATGGGTCAGAGCACCTGTGCCCTCTTCCTCAG CCTGCGCTACCACAACCTGCACCCCAATTACATCCACGAACGCCTACAAGGGCTGGGGAAGAACTATGCACTTCGGGTACTCCTGCTCCAAGTGGATGTG AAAGACCCTCAGCGAGCTCTAAAGGACCTGGCTAAGATGTGCATCCTGGCTGACTGCACACTGATTCTAGCCTGGAG CCCAGAAGAAGCTGGGCGGTACCTGGAGACTTACAAGTCATATGAGCAGAAGCCCGCCGACCTGCTGAAGGAAAAGCTGGAACAGGACTTTGTATCGAGG GTCACTGAGTGTCTGACCACAGTGAAGTCAGTGAATAAGACCGACAGCCAGACACTGCTGGCTACTTTTGGG ACCCTGGAGCAGCTAGCCACTGCTTCTCAAGATGATCTTTCCCTCTGCCCTGGTTTTGGGCCTCAAAAG GCCCGAAGACTCTTTGAAGTCCTACACCAGCCCTTCCTGAAGGTGCCCTGA
- the ERCC1 gene encoding DNA excision repair protein ERCC-1 isoform X2 codes for MASKKDVAEITRPPKRKKFTIPLEEAPPLEVQSLFRSSRSFPSPITSVREAGPTYADYTTAELCPGGGQAKVAQPGARPDTTPQGAGPDTTASSLGPPGGDIANQDPQGPKAATKSSSITVSPRQRGNPVLKFIRNVPWEFGEIVPDYVMGQSTCALFLSLRYHNLHPNYIHERLQGLGKNYALRVLLLQVDVKDPQRALKDLAKMCILADCTLILAWSPEEAGRYLETYKSYEQKPADLLKEKLEQDFVSRVTECLTTVKSVNKTDSQTLLATFGTLEQLATASQDDLSLCPGFGPQKARRLFEVLHQPFLKVP; via the exons ATGGCCAGTAAGAAGGATGTGGCAGAGATCACCAGGCCCCCTAAGAGAAAGAAGTTCACCATTCCCCTGGAGGAGGCTCCGCCTCTGGAG GTACAGTCCTTATTTAGATCCAGCCGGAGCTTTCCTTCACCCATCACCTCTGTCCGCGAGGCAGGGCCAACCTATGCTGACTATACCACAGCTGAGCTCTGTCCTGGAGGAGGCCAGGCCAAAGTCGCTCAGCCAGGGGCCCGGCCTGACACCACTCCCCAAGGGGCCGGGCCTGACACCACTGCTTCCAGCCTGGGACCCCCTGGAGGAGACATTGCCAACCAGGACCCCCAGGGGCCTAAAGCTGCAACCAAGAGCAGTAGCATTACTGTGAGCCCCCGGCAG AGGGGGAATCCTGTCCTGAAATTCATAAGGAACGTCCCTTGGGAATTTGGAGAAATTGTTCCTGACTATGTGATGGGTCAGAGCACCTGTGCCCTCTTCCTCAG CCTGCGCTACCACAACCTGCACCCCAATTACATCCACGAACGCCTACAAGGGCTGGGGAAGAACTATGCACTTCGGGTACTCCTGCTCCAAGTGGATGTG AAAGACCCTCAGCGAGCTCTAAAGGACCTGGCTAAGATGTGCATCCTGGCTGACTGCACACTGATTCTAGCCTGGAG CCCAGAAGAAGCTGGGCGGTACCTGGAGACTTACAAGTCATATGAGCAGAAGCCCGCCGACCTGCTGAAGGAAAAGCTGGAACAGGACTTTGTATCGAGG GTCACTGAGTGTCTGACCACAGTGAAGTCAGTGAATAAGACCGACAGCCAGACACTGCTGGCTACTTTTGGG ACCCTGGAGCAGCTAGCCACTGCTTCTCAAGATGATCTTTCCCTCTGCCCTGGTTTTGGGCCTCAAAAG GCCCGAAGACTCTTTGAAGTCCTACACCAGCCCTTCCTGAAGGTGCCCTGA